TGATCTTAGTTTAATTCATGTTTTTAAGAATTTTGATATTAATGTAGGTGAGCACTGCATATATGATAAACATTCAAAATTATGTTTTAAAATCGAGAAACATAATAATAAATGATTGTTAAACTATGTACATTCTGATGTACGGGGGCTATTAACGTTGTTTTTGAAGGAGGGTCATCGTTTTTTGTtacattcattgatgattacttAAGAAAGGTGTGGATTTACTTCTTAAAACGTAAATCTGATATTTTCATCACCTTCAAGCAGTgaaaggtcatggtggaaaaataggCAGGGCAAAAACTGAAAATACTCAAGACCAACATTAGCGGAGAGTTCACTTCTGAAGAATTTAATCAGTTTTATAAGGATGAGGGGATTGTACAACATAATATAGTGAGGCACACATCAAAGTAAAATGGTGTGGCGGAACGTATGAATCAAAGTCTCTTGGAGAGAGCCATAAGTATGTTGAGCAATGCTAGATTAGGCAAGCATCTATGGGCTGAGGCCATTAACATGGCTTTCTACTTAGTGAATCGATCTCCGTCAACACTGATTGATtataaaattttagaagaaatgTAGAGTGGTCATGAAGTTGACTACTCAAGGCCGCATGTATTCAGTTATGACGTTGACTCTCATtaccgttagttgagagagataataTAAACCAAAGAGCTAAAAAGTGCACCTACTGTATGACCGAGTCACATGGAAAATCACGATTAACCATGACATCAACTTTAATGAAGATTTCTTGTTCCGTAAGAATGAACATAGGAAAATGGAAAAATCAATGACGATTAATGTTGAAATAAATGAGGGTAAGACAATTAAAGAAGTCGAGCCACAATAAAAGGTACAAGAGTAGATGGAGTTGCTACCTATCAGAAGAAATTCACCAAGAAATCACAGAATACCATTGTGATAAATGAATGACTAAACCGTTGCATTTACCCTAATTACAGATAAATGGGATCCGTCTACTTTTCAGTAAGCATTAAATGACActgatgctgagaagtggatcatggctatggacgatgagatggactccttgtGTAAAAACGAAACATGGGAGCTGGTAGAGCTTCTCATTAGTCGAAAAGTGAttaggtgcaagtggatctttaagaagaGACATGACAAATATAACGCCAAATTTGTTATGAATGGTCATGTGTAGAAATGGGGTGTCGATTTCAACGAGATTTATGTGCCGGTGGTCAAGtaggtatttattatatttagcAGGTATCTATTATATTTACTAGGTATCTATTATATTTATGTTAGCACTAGTTGTCCAATACAATATATAAGTACAGCTATATAAGAGCACAAGAGCATTTCCCGTTTAAGAGTTTGCAATCCAAACGTGACTCTGATGTGGAATTATCCACGGACGTGAGTTGCCCGCCCCGGAAGCAacatggcccattgtaatatttatggGAAATCTACTTGGTACATCCATTGTtggcaaatccaaaattcaagtgggccacgcaacaagaaaccgtggggattgaatgaccccaattgaaacatttgtgggccaAAGATTTTTTTAATCAGCCGCTAATACTTTTGTGTTTtgagttcatcctagtaggaatcaccttatgaacagttcTGATGATTTATAAACATTATAGTTGaccttgagaaggtttcaactggGGCATTTTCTTCTCTATTGCTTCATGTTgtttggctcacttgagttttggatctggctcaaTTTTCAGATCATATCCTTGAgtttatttctcacaaacatcatagtggcccatgTTACTCCCTCATTtttatcataacttaaaatgatatgaaaaaaatggatggatcgaTGGATAAAACCCAAACATGAAAGTGGCCCCcacaaaaactgatggatggcgtgtATTTACAACACATACTTTAGATTGGGCCGATATTCATGGCAACGTTTTCCTTCAACCTTTGGCGACTTTGGATTGCGTTGCGTATATCaccaccggacgcggatttcctggaaattggattgcgtattgagttactgaAAATGCTCTTATCCTATtgagtgaaatcggattgcgcacTGAGTCACTCAGTATGCTTTtgtcgtactgagtaaattctgttgggcccaccgtaaattcgtgttgtttatccacgctgtccatccgctTATATATCTCAATTCaacagttgagcccaaaattgaaagaTATACAAaggtcaagtgggccatgccacaggaaacagtgggaataatgatttccaccgttgaaaccttcctagggcctacagtgatgtttatttgtcatctgaccTGTTCGTAATATCAAAaggacatggacgaagggaaaacacaaatagatacaaaacttctgtctacccaaagaaattttcaatggtagaagttcaattcgtactgtttcctgtggtgtgggccatttgagctttTCATATGCCtaatttttaatgttatataataaaattaaattataaaatggatgggcggagtggataaaataaatacgtcatggtgggtcccacatagtttactcagtacgcttagggtactgagttactcagtacgcaatccgcttcccaattgagtaaactcggttgggtCCACCTTGAGTATATGTAGTCTATCCATTCCATCAATCCGTTTTTCCATcaaatttaaggagttgagcccaaaattaaggcaTCTCGAAAGATCAAGAGGATCATATCACTTGaaacagcggggataatgatttccaccgttgaaacctttctaggcactgcagtgatgtttatttgtcatccaacctgttcataagatcatagtgacatggatgaagggaaaatttctgtggcccccaaaaagttttcaacagtagaagttcaattcaactgctTCATGTAGTAtgttccatttgaacattggatatgcctcatttttagatcatttcaggacatggggCTAAAAATGAGTCTGATCcaaatcttaaaatgagctcaaaatatagatggacaggctagatttctcacaaacatcactgtgggcccatctAGGTTTCCACCCTTAGGAACctcatgtgaaaggctttcgctggAAATTCGCATCCCACGCCACCTAAGTCGGTTCCAGAGTTAATGCGGTGTTGTTGCCGATGGAGCAAAGCTCTGTCGTCCTCACCATGATCTGtgttatatccgcaccatccatccatttttaaaatcatttaggtgaaccacaccgtagaaaacaatAGGAAGTGAACATGAAAACTTTTTGAGCCACAAACGTTTTAGACTAAGATGatttttgtaaccttatgaagaggttggatggcaaataaacattatggtggccctttggaaggttccaatggtggatgGCATTATCCCACTTCTTTCTTTGACCCCATGCCTTAAAGTgacctggaaaaatagatggacggtgtggatataaatttGCCAATTAATTGAAGTCCTTTCCACCTTAAAATAGTAACTTACTCTACTATTTAAAAGGGCAAagatagaaataaaataaaatttaaagataTTTTAAAGATTTTAACGCAAGATCACGTAGGCCTCACGTAACCTTAAGATCCCTACCCTATATAAACATACttcattaaataaaataaaataaaagaaaagcttCATGGAAGaaagtagggctgtcaacaggcgtGGCCTGTTGGGGTTGATCTTGAccaagattttgaactgtttgcgGTGTTCAGAAGTAGAGAATTCAAGAGAAATAGAGAAGGGAGAAAACGAAAGGTTGCCAAGAGAAGTAGAGAAAGGAGAAAACGAAAGGTTGCCATTCGATCTAGTGGTGGAGATATTAGCGTGGCTGCCGGTGAAATCACTTATTAAGTTCAGGTGTGTATGTAACCAATGGCGCAAATTATTACTAGATCCAATGTTTATTAGTATGCATGCAGAACGATCCAAACATATATATGTTCACAGCGAAGATGTAGATCAACGAATCACAACATGTGTCTGTGAGGGTTTGTTACTTGTGGTGAACAAGAAAGAAGATCGAAATCACGTATGCAACCCTTCGATCCACCAGACCTTTCAACTCCCGCCTCTTAATCCTCCCTTGTTCCCATCCAACAGCTTTACCTATCTCAACGTATCATGTGTACCGGAACATAAAGTGGTAGCTACCACACAGGATAATCGATGCCTGGTAGTAGTGGTGGGAACCCCCACTTCATCTTGGAAGGATCTTGGGTTCATTCCAAATCACTGTGGCGGAACTAGATTTTATTCATCTAGGAATGTATACAATGTCCTACACTGGGTCTTCACTAATAATTCGACAGGGGAAGTGAATGTTGTGTCTTTGGATTCGTTGTCTGAGAATTTCAATGTCAACATAGCTCCTAGAGGTCTTTCAACATTAGCAGCCGATAACTATCCAATGTGTTGGGAAGGATGTTTTGCTCTTGGTTGCATTGTTGAGAAGAaaatgatggtgtggatcttgagAGATGTTAAGAATGATATTTGGGAAAAGGAGATTGTTTGGTTGACAAGCTTGAATTTTGAGTTGGGCAGTGAAAATTTCCATCCTTACTCCAAGAGTAAGGACAATGGATGGATTACCTTCATCAAAAATTCACCAAAGGAATACTATTATTACCATATCGTCACAAACAGGACTCTCCATAAATGTAATGCGGAAGCTAACCGAATGTTTTAcaagcctagccttgtttcttgcAATGGAATTTCGAAGCATGATGGGCCTATGCCGGACTGGTTCCTACCACTTTTATCCGAGTTGAAGCTTTAAGTTTCAGTGGCGCGTTTGTCAAGCCCTTCAAATCAGCTTATATGAATTGAAACCTACATTAAGTGGGATTCTGTTCTCTACTTTCTTTCATCTTGCTAATGAAAAGCTATATTAACTGGGATTCTGTTATCTACTAATGTTTTATTTCCGCTTGCTAATGGTTCTTGAAACAAGAACTATTAAATTCCAACTAATACATTTGATAATTAGAAAAAGTGTTTTGCAAAATCTCTTTACTAGCTCTCTACAATTTCATTATTGATTGAACTCATGTTCTTTTAATTTCATGAATTTATGTGATGCTTTTAATTTCTTGAAATTTGTGCAATTCTTTCTACTTTTGGGAGAACTAATTTGAATTATAGTTGTCAGTGGAATAGCTGAATTTTGGTTACCTTTATAAGGTTCATATTATAGGCCATGCTATCAAACTCAATCAACAACTAACAATCTGATTCAGTTGAATAAATTGTAGAATAAATGGGCCATTAGAAAAAGTCCAGTAGCCTATATTCATTCGGAATCTAGATCCTTTGTTTGCCACAATTGAAAAAGCCTGCTTGTTCCAATCTAATTGAACCACATCATTATACACAGTGTTGATAAAATTTTTCTGTTTGTGGCGAGCAGAGAATCTTGATTTATTTAACAAACCTATATGCAGTGCTAACAGGATATTCCCATTAGCTGCAAGAGGATCTAGATTTATTCAACAAACATGTGTgctattctgatttttttttttttattagttgGGATGTTCAAGATGCACTATGAATGACCTTATCTCCGACACGTATTATACACATATGAATCCAACACGTCGTTTGCTCCTGCCATATCACGTCCCACTTGGATGCTTTCCTCACCCTTaccttaaggcccaccttaatgtaggtgttttatatctacaccggcAATccctttttccagatcattttaggggcatGAGCCAGAAttgatgtagatccaaatctcaggtggaccatgccatcagaaacagttgtgattaaatgccccaccattaaaaacttactaggggcCAATGTtttcttgccatccaacctgttaacaaggtcaatccaaaacttctgtgacccacaagaatttttaatggttaaccaTCACCATTTTCTATGAAATGGTCatccttagatttggatctgttttattttttaggatcatgcattaaaataatctggcaaaacagatggacaacatggatatagaatacatacattaaggtaggccccaggtaagggccgcacctaatcttcCGGTGTCATAGTAAGCTACGGCCAGTTATATACCTGGAGGTACCGGTGCCACCATAAGCTACCGCAAGTACATGATGCATTCACGACATCTTACCCTTCATCAAATGCATCGCTGCCATATGTAACATGTTACGCATGTTGCCCAAAAATTAGCCCAAagtaaactcaggtgggccacaaaagaggGGACAAATCGAGATGGCATGCCCATCATTGATTTGCATGGGGGTCAACATGTTGTGTTTACGGAATCCAAGTCATCAAGACCCTTCATCTATTAATATCAGAGCTGTAGAAGAGTCGAATCAAGTCGAGGTTggcagctcgaactcgactcaacttggtccTTGAGCCTGTCTTGCTAGCTCACTCAGTttagtcagcagcttgggccagttcaagcctATTCGGTATTTTCTCAAACAGGTAGAAtgtaccttcaaattctcacagaatgtaaaacagtaacgatattttacagatatttcatcaaacatcttgaaaGTAGCATCGAAATCACCCAGGcgaacaacatcaaaatcaaacaaccAACATATCCATTTCTTTCTCACCAACACTTTGTTGAATCACACTCAGCTCGAAATTTTTACGAGATCCAAAAACCACCTCGACTCAAtccgaatccaatttcaagccaaGGCGAGTTAGGTTtttctgagtcgaatcgagcaagctgaccgagctaactcgacttgtgtacaactctaattaaTATACGAAGGGTCAATCAAAAAACAGGTTGTTCCCCATCTCAAGCGGGCCctagtgaaaatcaagggtgggcttaCCCTCCCGCTTTGTTCCTTGGATTGTGCTGATTTTCAGGCAGAGGGGTTAACCTGAGGGGATGCATAGGATCTGACCTACCATTAAAGCCTGCTTGATAAGTAATTAACTAGGTTTGTAATGTAACCAAACATATTTAATGTTTTGGATTTAatgttttggattgagctgatatttgtgttttccctaagaAAATTGTTGAGTGCCTCGCTACGAAATCAACTTACGACAGGAGCTACCTTGTAAACGATCAAAGCCCCATAGacattattttgatatttatttcATTATAAATTTAATTGTTATTAGAGAAAATACGAATCTTAATCACGAGTCATGACGGGTAACTCGGGCGAGTTCTTCTATCTATGGATTCATATTCAAAGTCCTTGTCTGCGGCTCGCGACCCTCCCCGGTTGAAAAGAAGGGACCGTAAAACGTCTTCGGACCCGATGGCCTGCGTTAAGCATCCTTGGACCCGATGGCGTAGCGATGCTTTACCCGGTTCGTTTCAGTCACCTCCCTACCGGCAGTTAAACGCGTTAATCGTTACAGCTACTCGCGCGAGTAATGTTAGTTTCCTACCAGCTCCAGCGGCAGGTGCATCTGCCAGGACAGAACATTTACacgagatccaaaccgttgattagacgccattccccaaaaatcagtctaATCCCAAATCAGCTGATATAAAAACTACCCAAAAAAGGAATGGCCGCAAAGGTTGACCTAACATTCGCATCCAACAAACTTGCTACGGTGCATCCCGAGGTAGTGCGCGTGGACCGTATCCCTTGGATCTAAGGTTctatttcagtgatccaaaccgtttatgtgatgggccttatggtgGATGAGAGAATTACTCAAAGAGAATATTTGAGAATTTCAACCATTTGATCATTCAACTCTTCTCCTTTGAATAGGCACCGTGACCTTTAACTGTTGTTGTTTGGGCGGCTGACTGTATTTCTGAATCTTGTAGTTTCTTTTGGGTATTATCCATTGGCGGTGAACCCATCAaacgaatggttaggatcattgaaacatgaaacTACATCCGACGGAtgtaaaaaagaataaagaaaaaagtaAGCAGGTGGAGATGTATTATAACAAAGCTCTTCGACAACGaaggcggattgcgtcctacacccGATGGACAGATTAACGTACAGGAAGATATGtggaggggccaccgtgatgaacctgtttatctacgccgtccattccttttcttaaatcattttaaagtacaaaacaaaaaacaagtcagatccaacactcaagtggaccacaccaaattggGCACTTGGGTTGCATTGAATGCATAAAGCATTAAACGcgaatgcaagagtcatctttgtTATAGTGCACTGGGGCGTTGGGTTTGCCTCGTTCATccgaggaaaaggatggacggcatggatgaacagATACGGTGGGCCCCTCGGTAGATCTGCCTGGATGGTCCGTCCAGCAGGCAGGATGCAACCTGCGTTCgtcgacgtcaccaagttctgtgagccacATCACGTGGAATGTCCAAACCATCGGTCCAGTTGGTGAGATAATCATAAGAACTGACCGGacaaataagacaaatccaaagatcaagtggaccatgctgtAAAAAGTAGtatgggattgaatgtctaacGTTAAAATCCTTCcgggggtcatagaagttctgtatcaatatgatatttgtttttccttttcatctaggtctgtgtgacctgatgaacaattggatgaaaaataaatattatcgtGGACCCCATGAATATTTTATCTATCATTCTCCAGTACTATTTGTCACGCAGTTCACTTAaattttggatataactcattttttagctcatgctttaAATAATCATGTCAAATGAATAAataatgtggatataataaatacatctttTTAGGGACGGtaatttgatctcctttgagccgttACAGGATTGGGGGCTGTAGTAGCATAGCGTGCGCCGCACACCACTGACCTAGCTAGTGCAAGTAGGTGTCGTGCCAAGATGAGCATTTATGCTCCTTCAACTtgagggatgcggattgcgtcctacccccacccgggTGGTAATCCATCCGgatagggctctgtggggcccaccgtgatgtaagtgttttatccaagtcgtTAATATCTTTTCTCAGTTCATTTCCGATGACATATATGTTGAAGACATAGGAAATTCTAGTGTTGTTGGGTCTCATCAGTCCACAtaatttccgatgactcaagctaacaagaaatgttGGATTTCTCCCTcttaaatagattgtgtgctacacaacatgacttttaaatgaatagttgtcttatattttagcttgtttgtttagaataaatgaagctctttacaataaataactacatatataattaataaaattataaatataaaaaataagatgtatattaaaatataataaattaatgcaattaataaaatattagcATTTATCCACCCGACCAACTCATCCAACCTGATCGAACCCGCTTCGGTTGGGCTCggattgagaattcccaacccgatgttgggttgggttgggttgggttggggttcAAGCagaagaaccttgggttgggctatggTTGGGCACCAACATGACCCAATCTACCCGACTTTTGGCCCTAACACATGTTGGTGCATTGAAGTACACCGGCAAATCTGCTTCGGCAAGCATGGTAAAGTCGGAcacagatttcctgccaaagcctttttgCAGGAAGTTTATGtgttggaaacctaggtgggcaaCAATGATGTTTTTATGATAAATTCACACCTCCTCTTTTGTTAGCTCATTCTaggacatgagactaaaaataagttggATCCAAGCCTTGAGTGAGTTGTCCACAAt
This region of Magnolia sinica isolate HGM2019 chromosome 1, MsV1, whole genome shotgun sequence genomic DNA includes:
- the LOC131249288 gene encoding putative F-box protein At1g32420; the encoded protein is MEESRAVNRRGLLGLILTKILNCLRCSEVENSREIEKGENERLPREVEKGENERLPFDLVVEILAWLPVKSLIKFRCVCNQWRKLLLDPMFISMHAERSKHIYVHSEDVDQRITTCVCEGLLLVVNKKEDRNHVCNPSIHQTFQLPPLNPPLFPSNSFTYLNVSCVPEHKVVATTQDNRCLVVVVGTPTSSWKDLGFIPNHCGGTRFYSSRNVYNVLHWVFTNNSTGEVNVVSLDSLSENFNVNIAPRGLSTLAADNYPMCWEGCFALGCIVEKKMMVWILRDVKNDIWEKEIVWLTSLNFELGSENFHPYSKSKDNGWITFIKNSPKEYYYYHIVTNRTLHKCNAEANRMFYKPSLVSCNGISKHDGPMPDWFLPLLSELKL